TGCTCACAGTTGACAAGGACGTCCCGATAGGCTCGGGCATCAGATAGAAACGATGCCTCACCACGCTCGTTACGACACCAAGCCTGTCTCGCTTGCCGTGCTGCTCTCCGGCGCGGGAACGACCCTACAAAACCTCATCGACAGGATACAGGCTGGCAGTCTGCCGGCTGAAATCGCGGTAGTGGTCTCCAGCAGGCCAGACGCTTATGGTGTGGTTCGGGCAAAGGAGACAGGCATCCCCGTTGAGATAGTCAATCGCAAGGACTTCAAAGACCCAATCGACTTCGCCGAAGCGGTCAGCGCACGACTACAGAAGCACGACATAGACCTGATAGTCCTCGCGGGATACAATCACCTGATCAAGCTGGGAACACGGCCGCGGATTCCGGCGATCAACATCCATCCAGCGCTCATCCCGGCTTTCTGCGGCAAGGGCTATTACGGTGACCGTGTGCACAAGGCGGTCTTGGACCACGGCGTTCGGTTCACAGGCGTTACGGTGCATTTCGTCGATGAGGAATACGATCACGGTCCCATCATACTTCAGGAGCCAGTCGAGGTCCGGCAGGACGATACCGTTGAGACCCTTAGATCGCGTGTCCATAGCGTCGAGCAGAGGCTATATCCGATGGCGATCAAGCTCTTTGCCGAGGGCCGGCTCAAGGTCCAAGACCGCAAGGTCATCATCCTGCCCCGGGAAGATACGGGATAGCTCCCGGCGCGATATTCCGTTCTGGAACTCGGAACCTGCAACCCATGAAAACCGCAATTGTTCACGACTGGCTGACTGGCACCCGAGGCGGCGAACGGATACTCGAGGCTCTCTGCGAGATGTTTCCGACCGCGACGATATTCTCGCTCCTGCACGTCCCGGGAACGGTCTCCAAGACCATCGAAGAGCATCCGATTCGCACCTCCTTTGTCCAGCACCTGCCGTTCGTCCGAAAGCACTACCGACTCTATCTCCCGCTCTTCCCAAGCGC
This genomic interval from bacterium contains the following:
- the purN gene encoding phosphoribosylglycinamide formyltransferase, which gives rise to MPHHARYDTKPVSLAVLLSGAGTTLQNLIDRIQAGSLPAEIAVVVSSRPDAYGVVRAKETGIPVEIVNRKDFKDPIDFAEAVSARLQKHDIDLIVLAGYNHLIKLGTRPRIPAINIHPALIPAFCGKGYYGDRVHKAVLDHGVRFTGVTVHFVDEEYDHGPIILQEPVEVRQDDTVETLRSRVHSVEQRLYPMAIKLFAEGRLKVQDRKVIILPREDTG